A single genomic interval of Hippea jasoniae harbors:
- the gltX gene encoding glutamate--tRNA ligase — translation MVRTRFAPSPTGYLHIGGLRTAIFNYLFAKANDGEFVLRIEDTDKERSKDEYTQAILEALNWCGLKYDEICYQSKRNDIYEQYLDELFKKGVAYRCYCSKERLETLKQEQLKRGENPHYDGHCRNLKEYPSDKPYVVRIKLPDEDIEFFDHLHGKLHFDYKQFDDFIIRRSDGSFMYNFTNVVDDIECGITHVIRGDDHLTNTAKQIVLYRLFEKTPPEYAHVPMILGEDRTRLSKRHGAKSVLEYRDIGILPVALVNYLLRLGFSYKDKEIFTFDEMVELFSLDRLNKSAAVFNPDKLLWVNAEHIKMSKPDELYEYLKPFLDKRCLDFDKDYIVRAIETRQTKAQTLVELADEIRFFCVEPDEYDKKGLKNYLKVKMEEPLKELLGELKKAEFKDEDELKAIFEKILNKYDTKMVKLAQPVRIALTGKTIGPGIYESLLILGKDESIKRIEKLFDAVYKKDS, via the coding sequence ATGGTCAGGACACGTTTTGCACCAAGCCCAACAGGTTATCTTCATATTGGAGGCTTAAGAACGGCGATTTTTAACTACCTGTTTGCTAAAGCAAACGATGGTGAATTTGTGTTAAGGATTGAGGATACAGATAAAGAGCGCTCCAAAGATGAATACACGCAGGCGATTTTAGAGGCGCTTAACTGGTGTGGTCTAAAATATGATGAGATCTGCTATCAAAGCAAACGAAACGATATATACGAGCAATATTTAGATGAGCTATTTAAAAAGGGTGTTGCATACAGATGCTACTGCTCAAAAGAAAGGCTTGAAACACTGAAACAGGAGCAGCTAAAAAGGGGTGAAAACCCCCACTACGACGGCCACTGCAGAAATCTAAAAGAATACCCTTCAGATAAACCCTATGTAGTGAGGATTAAACTGCCGGATGAGGATATAGAGTTTTTTGACCATCTACATGGGAAACTACATTTTGATTATAAACAGTTTGATGATTTTATAATCAGGCGCTCTGATGGTTCATTTATGTACAACTTTACCAATGTTGTTGATGATATCGAATGCGGTATAACGCATGTAATAAGGGGCGATGACCATTTAACCAACACGGCAAAGCAGATAGTTTTGTACAGGTTGTTTGAAAAGACACCACCTGAATATGCCCATGTGCCGATGATATTGGGTGAGGATAGAACAAGGCTTTCAAAAAGGCACGGCGCAAAAAGCGTGCTTGAGTATAGAGATATAGGTATTTTGCCTGTTGCGCTTGTAAATTACCTGTTGAGACTTGGCTTTTCTTACAAGGATAAAGAGATTTTTACATTTGATGAAATGGTTGAGCTGTTTAGTCTTGATAGGCTCAATAAATCTGCGGCTGTATTTAATCCGGATAAATTGTTGTGGGTCAATGCAGAGCATATAAAAATGAGCAAACCCGATGAGCTTTATGAGTATTTAAAGCCGTTTTTGGATAAAAGATGCCTTGATTTTGATAAAGATTACATTGTCAGGGCAATTGAAACCAGACAAACAAAAGCGCAAACATTAGTTGAGCTTGCAGATGAGATACGGTTTTTCTGTGTTGAGCCTGATGAGTATGATAAAAAGGGTTTGAAGAATTATTTGAAAGTTAAGATGGAAGAGCCCTTAAAAGAGTTGCTTGGTGAACTAAAAAAAGCTGAATTTAAAGATGAGGATGAACTAAAGGCTATTTTTGAAAAAATTTTAAATAAATACGATACGAAGATGGTTAAACTTGCCCAGCCTGTAAGGATTGCACTTACAGGAAAAACAATAGGACCCGGGATCTATGAGAGTTTGCTTATTTTAGGAAAGGATGAATCGATCAAAAGAATAGAAAAGCTCTTTGATGCTGTTTATAAAAAGGATAGCTAA
- a CDS encoding YhjD/YihY/BrkB family envelope integrity protein — MLFIKRIAKLYSQRNVFLWSALLTYLTVLNIVPFFYFVLFLLSHMPFVNRKIPYIKHTVVKIIPAYSNEILQYLNIFLSKISEMELLNAAIFSVSMLGLVLGFFKASKAILNIKEKTNPFKSLLFFVVNVILGGVAVSVAIALKIIIPLFLPHLGSLIYLKILPFIVWFLFLSFLFLPIKPKSTPLKKLFFVAFIITVAIFVLKLALTEYFSIFSYSKIYGMIAIVPSLLLWLFLLWNIILSGVMLLEDLGIEK; from the coding sequence ATGCTGTTTATAAAAAGGATAGCTAAACTCTACTCTCAAAGAAATGTTTTTTTGTGGAGTGCACTCCTGACATACCTAACTGTTTTAAATATTGTGCCTTTTTTCTATTTTGTTCTTTTTCTTCTTTCACACATGCCCTTTGTCAACAGAAAGATTCCATACATAAAACACACGGTTGTTAAAATAATACCCGCTTATTCAAATGAGATTTTGCAGTATCTCAATATCTTTCTTTCAAAGATCTCAGAGATGGAGCTACTCAATGCAGCCATATTTTCTGTTTCCATGCTTGGTCTTGTTTTGGGTTTTTTTAAGGCTTCAAAGGCTATTTTAAATATAAAAGAGAAAACCAATCCTTTTAAATCGTTGCTATTCTTTGTTGTTAATGTGATTTTAGGTGGTGTTGCGGTGAGTGTGGCTATAGCGTTAAAAATTATAATACCCCTTTTTTTGCCCCATCTTGGCAGTCTGATCTATTTAAAAATTTTGCCGTTTATTGTATGGTTTCTGTTTTTGAGTTTTTTGTTTTTGCCGATAAAACCAAAATCCACACCCCTGAAGAAACTTTTTTTTGTAGCATTTATAATAACAGTTGCCATTTTTGTGCTTAAATTGGCTTTGACAGAGTATTTTTCAATTTTTTCCTACAGTAAAATATACGGTATGATAGCCATTGTGCCATCATTGTTGCTGTGGTTGTTTTTACTGTGGAATATTATACTTTCAGGTGTTATGTTGCTTGAAGATTTAGGTATTGAAAAATGA
- a CDS encoding Do family serine endopeptidase: protein MRIKKLSTLIFAWVLLLTYTVSAACLPDIRDVAKKALPAVVNISTTQIVEVPSTPFGFEFGMPNDPFQQFFNQFFNNVPVKRKLHALGSGFIISKDGYILTNYHVIRRATTIKVTLLKTQEVYTAKVVGTDPKADIALIKIKPSHPLPTLPLGDSSKIEVGDWVVAVGNPFGLNGTVTAGIISAKGRVIGEGKFDYFLQTDAAINPGNSGGPLLNLKGEVIGMNTAIIANSQGIGFAIPVNLIKSELPYLMKGKKVQRGYLGVMVQDLTPEAAKAMGLKNVEGGAIVSQVFKGTAAYKAGLKPGDIIVSVNGKKISSSSDLPYMIFTLKPGSRVKLGIIRNGKLITKEVILGKRPQNFKELASVESGIYKTPYGFSVSNITPQLKEKYDIKVKKGVVIVKIAPDSFARAVGLQVGDVIVKMNYKKVNNIDDIKRIIKEAKDKNVIFLNVVRGNTQIFVSIQK from the coding sequence ATGAGGATTAAAAAACTCTCAACTCTAATTTTTGCATGGGTTTTATTGTTAACCTATACTGTATCAGCAGCATGTTTGCCGGATATTCGTGATGTAGCAAAAAAGGCTCTACCTGCAGTGGTTAACATAAGTACCACCCAGATTGTTGAGGTGCCATCAACGCCTTTTGGTTTTGAGTTTGGTATGCCAAACGATCCATTTCAGCAGTTTTTTAACCAGTTTTTCAATAATGTTCCAGTAAAAAGGAAACTGCATGCTCTGGGTTCAGGTTTTATTATTTCAAAGGATGGCTACATATTAACCAACTACCATGTAATAAGAAGGGCAACAACGATTAAAGTTACATTGCTTAAAACACAAGAGGTTTATACGGCAAAGGTTGTTGGAACAGACCCAAAAGCCGATATTGCTTTGATTAAAATTAAACCATCCCACCCGCTGCCCACGCTGCCGCTTGGTGATTCTTCTAAAATCGAGGTAGGTGATTGGGTCGTGGCTGTGGGTAACCCGTTTGGTTTAAATGGAACAGTGACTGCAGGTATCATTTCTGCCAAAGGTAGAGTAATAGGCGAGGGTAAATTTGACTACTTTCTACAAACAGATGCAGCTATCAATCCGGGTAATTCAGGCGGACCCCTGCTCAACCTTAAAGGTGAAGTTATAGGAATGAATACAGCCATTATAGCAAACAGCCAGGGTATAGGTTTTGCAATACCCGTAAACCTCATAAAAAGCGAACTGCCCTATTTGATGAAGGGCAAGAAGGTTCAGAGGGGTTATTTAGGCGTTATGGTTCAGGATTTGACGCCTGAGGCAGCCAAAGCGATGGGTCTAAAGAATGTTGAAGGCGGCGCTATAGTTTCTCAGGTGTTCAAGGGTACTGCAGCCTATAAGGCTGGCCTTAAGCCGGGTGATATTATTGTAAGTGTTAACGGTAAAAAGATTTCATCATCCAGCGATCTTCCTTATATGATTTTCACCTTAAAGCCCGGCAGCAGGGTTAAGCTTGGCATCATAAGAAATGGAAAACTGATTACAAAAGAGGTTATTTTAGGAAAAAGGCCTCAGAATTTCAAAGAGCTTGCATCTGTAGAAAGTGGCATCTACAAAACACCCTATGGTTTTTCTGTGTCAAATATAACACCCCAGTTGAAAGAAAAGTACGATATAAAGGTTAAAAAGGGTGTTGTGATAGTAAAGATAGCTCCCGATTCATTTGCAAGGGCTGTGGGCTTGCAGGTTGGAGATGTAATTGTTAAAATGAATTACAAGAAAGTCAACAATATTGATGACATCAAAAGGATAATCAAGGAAGCTAAAGATAAAAATGTTATCTTTTTGAATGTTGTGAGAGGTAATACACAGATTTTTGTCTCGATTCAAAAATAA
- a CDS encoding HlyD family secretion protein, translating into MNKRIGFLWVFVSIIVIVSIPLLYNGVYRNISQIVIYKAAVSGRVIGISPAYVNGMITKMYVKEGDSIKKGQLIALVDDTLYRAELDKKKSVLNSLKAYLKQLDNATNSFRYMSLKRDVDVAAKDFKLAQLMLSYTRVASPVDGIVVKRMVNVGDTVSENQVLVYVLIPDTLYVKAFIEPDKLKYIHLDQTVKIDDVVHKKIYQGKITKIGGIDLFATCNRNKLVPIRVKIISKNAHLLFGQPVYLIIKR; encoded by the coding sequence ATGAATAAAAGAATAGGTTTTTTGTGGGTTTTTGTCTCTATAATTGTTATCGTATCTATTCCTCTTCTTTATAACGGTGTTTATCGCAACATCTCTCAAATAGTTATCTACAAAGCAGCAGTATCCGGCAGGGTTATAGGCATATCACCTGCATATGTAAACGGCATGATAACAAAGATGTATGTAAAGGAAGGCGATAGCATAAAAAAGGGGCAGCTTATTGCCTTGGTTGATGATACGCTGTATAGGGCTGAGCTGGATAAGAAAAAAAGCGTACTGAATTCTCTTAAGGCGTATTTAAAGCAGCTTGACAACGCTACAAACTCTTTTAGGTATATGAGTCTAAAAAGGGATGTTGATGTTGCTGCAAAAGATTTTAAACTTGCCCAATTAATGCTTTCCTACACCCGTGTTGCAAGCCCTGTTGACGGGATTGTTGTTAAAAGGATGGTTAATGTAGGCGATACGGTATCGGAAAATCAGGTGCTTGTTTATGTTTTGATTCCAGATACCCTTTATGTAAAGGCGTTTATTGAACCAGATAAACTGAAGTATATCCACTTAGACCAGACAGTCAAAATCGATGATGTAGTGCATAAAAAGATCTATCAGGGTAAAATTACAAAAATAGGTGGTATAGATCTTTTTGCTACCTGCAACAGGAACAAACTTGTGCCCATCAGGGTTAAAATTATTTCAAAGAATGCGCATCTGTTGTTTGGCCAGCCTGTTTATCTTATCATCAAGCGATGA
- a CDS encoding endonuclease V, producing the protein MIDIEKLKNIQNRLKAYLNLADICDIEKIRYVAGIDLTYTNPFKTPTIGIACLVVWDVEKEKVIDVFYENTTVNFPYIPTFLAFRELPLALAVAKKAQGIDAFILDGMGIIHPRRMGIATHFGIKTNSIAIGCAKSYLIGEYKKPDNFKGSYSGVYVDGELAGYALRSRKNAKEIFISPGNNISVESSLKLVLKLLDGYRIPPPTRFAHNYLKEYRKRFL; encoded by the coding sequence ATGATAGATATTGAAAAGCTAAAAAATATACAGAATCGCCTGAAAGCTTACCTTAATCTTGCCGATATTTGCGATATTGAAAAGATTAGATATGTAGCAGGTATAGATTTGACCTACACTAACCCTTTTAAAACGCCGACAATAGGTATTGCCTGCCTTGTTGTGTGGGATGTTGAAAAAGAAAAGGTTATAGATGTGTTCTATGAAAACACAACGGTAAATTTTCCCTATATTCCTACCTTTTTAGCATTTAGAGAGCTGCCTCTTGCTTTAGCAGTTGCAAAAAAGGCCCAAGGCATTGATGCGTTTATTCTTGATGGAATGGGCATAATCCATCCGCGTAGAATGGGTATTGCGACCCATTTTGGCATTAAAACAAACAGTATTGCAATAGGTTGTGCAAAATCCTATTTAATTGGCGAATATAAAAAACCGGATAATTTTAAAGGTAGCTATAGCGGTGTTTATGTTGATGGAGAACTTGCAGGATACGCCTTAAGAAGCAGGAAAAACGCAAAAGAGATATTTATCTCACCGGGTAATAACATTTCTGTTGAATCCTCCCTAAAGCTTGTTTTAAAGCTTCTTGATGGTTATAGGATTCCCCCGCCCACACGGTTTGCCCACAACTATTTAAAAGAGTACAGAAAGCGCTTTCTTTAA
- a CDS encoding MarR family winged helix-turn-helix transcriptional regulator: MNVFDLAGELILGTRFKRLSEKFLSDVSNIYHQLGIDFEPSWFGIFYLLDRYQRLSVGELSKLLGITNSAVSQLLSQLVEKGLINISDSLSDKRMRIVEFSTKGHNLLTELKPVWKLIKAEMKNMLLDSQKDCYLLDAIGELERVFEKKPLAERVIEAAQRKDYTLKPYEQKYYSAVKKLLFQWAYNFYIPPFLKDFYETQDNLEMLIALSRNELLAVIVVKEDDAYVVDRDDVSNDVAKSLTEKLLTFKTPRRFIFDFDKPKLKEFLKGLLYQEKEIKEFKDSLKRLAIYER, translated from the coding sequence ATGAATGTATTTGATTTAGCTGGCGAACTCATATTGGGGACTCGATTTAAAAGGTTGAGCGAAAAGTTCCTTTCAGATGTATCCAATATCTATCATCAATTGGGTATAGATTTTGAGCCTTCGTGGTTTGGAATTTTTTATCTGCTCGATAGGTATCAACGCTTGAGTGTTGGTGAGCTTTCAAAACTACTTGGTATAACAAACTCAGCCGTAAGCCAGCTTCTATCCCAGCTTGTTGAAAAGGGTTTGATAAATATTTCCGATTCTCTATCCGATAAAAGAATGAGGATTGTTGAGTTTTCAACCAAAGGGCATAACCTGCTAACTGAGCTAAAACCTGTGTGGAAGCTTATAAAGGCAGAGATGAAAAATATGCTGCTTGACAGTCAGAAGGATTGTTATCTGCTTGATGCAATTGGTGAACTTGAGAGGGTTTTTGAGAAGAAACCACTTGCAGAAAGGGTGATTGAGGCAGCACAAAGGAAGGACTACACTCTAAAGCCCTACGAGCAAAAATACTACAGCGCTGTTAAAAAACTCCTATTTCAATGGGCGTATAATTTCTACATACCTCCTTTTTTAAAGGATTTTTATGAGACTCAAGATAATCTTGAAATGCTTATAGCCTTAAGCAGAAACGAGCTTCTGGCTGTTATTGTTGTTAAAGAGGATGATGCTTATGTAGTAGATAGAGATGATGTTTCAAACGATGTGGCAAAATCTCTAACAGAAAAACTTCTCACCTTTAAAACACCCAGGCGATTTATATTTGATTTTGATAAGCCAAAGCTGAAGGAATTTTTAAAGGGTTTATTGTATCAGGAAAAAGAGATAAAGGAGTTTAAAGATAGTTTAAAGAGGCTTGCGATCTATGAAAGATAG
- the hutH gene encoding histidine ammonia-lyase encodes MKDRVFYFGQDRLSIADAIALIDGSLKGELSKQARKKILKSFNVVKNIAASDKAVYGVNTGFGVLCRTVIEPSKRQKLQYNLLKSHSFGVGSLVDKRIAKLMLILKVHSLSMGYSGVSLETIERIIWHINNDCIPIVPMKGSVGASGDLVPLAHLFLPLIGLGFVEFNGKKMEADKALKQAGLKPLILHPKEGLALINGTQFISSWAVWGLYRFKNLLEHADITAAITIEALKGSIRPFDERLHKLRPFKGNLYVAKKIYSLLEDSEIVRSHINCNKVQDPYSLRCVPQVHGACWDAFLHLKEKLLIEINSVTDNPVVFDEETVLSGGNFHGEPVGMAIDYASLAAVELGNIIDRRCNLLLAGDDELPKMLLEEVGINSGFMISEYVTAALASENKTMAFPATADTIPTSLGQEDHVSMASIAAVKFNRILDNLTDIVAIEFLLAFQGFGFRRPLVSTEPIEKVIAIISDVVEFAREDRIFSYDVEKLRKLIESSRIVKSIEGYYPNQLSQTFQL; translated from the coding sequence ATGAAAGATAGAGTGTTTTATTTTGGCCAGGATAGGCTTTCAATAGCTGATGCAATAGCCTTAATAGATGGCAGCCTGAAAGGAGAGCTATCTAAGCAGGCAAGAAAGAAGATTTTAAAGAGTTTTAATGTCGTTAAAAATATAGCTGCATCCGATAAAGCGGTTTATGGTGTAAATACGGGCTTTGGTGTTTTGTGCAGAACGGTTATTGAGCCATCTAAAAGACAAAAGCTTCAATACAACCTTCTAAAAAGCCACAGTTTTGGTGTGGGCAGCTTGGTGGATAAAAGGATTGCCAAACTGATGCTGATTTTAAAGGTCCACTCGTTGAGTATGGGGTATTCTGGTGTAAGCCTTGAGACGATAGAAAGAATTATCTGGCATATAAATAACGATTGTATACCGATAGTGCCGATGAAGGGTTCTGTTGGTGCAAGCGGCGATCTGGTGCCACTTGCCCATCTGTTTTTGCCGCTGATTGGGCTTGGTTTTGTTGAGTTTAATGGAAAAAAGATGGAAGCCGATAAGGCGTTAAAACAGGCAGGTTTGAAGCCTTTAATACTCCATCCAAAAGAGGGGCTTGCCCTGATTAACGGCACGCAGTTTATTTCATCCTGGGCTGTATGGGGATTGTATAGGTTTAAAAACCTGCTTGAGCATGCAGATATTACAGCTGCCATAACAATAGAGGCTCTAAAGGGTTCGATAAGGCCGTTTGATGAAAGACTACATAAACTCAGGCCGTTTAAGGGCAATCTCTATGTTGCAAAAAAGATCTATTCGCTGCTTGAAGATAGCGAGATTGTGCGATCACATATAAACTGCAACAAGGTTCAGGACCCCTATTCTTTAAGGTGTGTGCCTCAGGTTCATGGTGCCTGCTGGGATGCTTTTTTGCATCTAAAAGAAAAATTATTAATAGAGATAAACTCTGTAACGGATAACCCTGTAGTTTTTGATGAAGAAACCGTATTAAGCGGCGGGAATTTTCACGGTGAGCCTGTAGGGATGGCTATCGATTATGCATCTTTGGCTGCCGTTGAACTTGGCAATATCATTGACAGAAGGTGCAATCTTTTGCTTGCCGGTGATGATGAGCTACCGAAGATGTTGCTTGAGGAGGTGGGCATAAATTCCGGTTTTATGATTAGTGAGTATGTGACAGCTGCACTTGCAAGCGAAAATAAAACGATGGCTTTTCCTGCAACGGCGGATACTATTCCAACATCTTTAGGGCAGGAAGACCATGTAAGCATGGCATCCATTGCTGCAGTTAAGTTCAACAGAATCCTTGATAATCTGACGGATATAGTGGCAATAGAGTTTCTGCTTGCCTTTCAGGGTTTTGGTTTTAGAAGGCCGCTTGTTTCCACAGAGCCTATAGAAAAGGTGATTGCAATAATTTCAGATGTGGTTGAGTTTGCCAGAGAGGATAGGATTTTTAGCTATGATGTTGAAAAGTTACGAAAACTTATTGAAAGCAGTAGAATTGTAAAAAGTATAGAGGGTTATTACCCAAACCAGTTAAGTCAAACATTTCAACTGTGA
- a CDS encoding formimidoylglutamase, whose product MDRYEPLEEPYTGRIDGETLPHLRWHQVVELINLDEEEDLSKGFCILGFKSDKGVKKNKGRTGAFYGPDVIRQQLASLPWHFGRVKIYDAGNVICEDSLENAQELYSGYVKKALEKGLFVIGIGGGHEIAYGSINGWFQYKNSFPFVVNFDAHFDLRPIDDGRSSGNSFSAVYELSRQVNKPFDYFAIGIQKAANTPYLYDVAKKISANWIELDEIIFNTAGAVEKIKKILKGVKNSHLTICMDVFEGCLAEGVSAQLPFGLDNKRFLELFYTVLEYGNVKSFDIAEVAPPLERSVLTSKLAAHIIFRLVDFFVSRKKF is encoded by the coding sequence ATGGACAGATATGAGCCTTTAGAAGAACCTTACACTGGCAGAATTGATGGTGAAACACTACCACATCTGCGCTGGCATCAGGTAGTTGAGTTGATAAACCTTGATGAGGAAGAGGATTTATCAAAGGGTTTCTGTATTTTAGGGTTTAAGAGCGATAAAGGTGTTAAAAAAAATAAAGGACGCACAGGTGCTTTTTATGGTCCGGATGTTATAAGACAGCAGCTTGCAAGCCTACCTTGGCATTTTGGACGTGTGAAGATATACGATGCTGGTAATGTGATCTGTGAGGATAGTTTAGAGAATGCTCAAGAGCTATACAGTGGCTATGTTAAAAAGGCGCTTGAAAAGGGTTTGTTTGTTATAGGTATTGGTGGAGGGCATGAAATAGCGTACGGCTCAATAAACGGCTGGTTTCAGTATAAAAACAGTTTTCCTTTTGTTGTTAATTTTGATGCACATTTTGATTTAAGACCCATAGATGATGGAAGAAGTAGCGGCAATTCATTTTCTGCCGTTTATGAGCTAAGCAGGCAGGTGAATAAACCTTTTGACTACTTTGCAATTGGTATTCAAAAGGCTGCAAATACACCGTATCTTTACGATGTGGCAAAAAAGATATCCGCAAACTGGATTGAGCTTGATGAAATTATTTTCAATACAGCAGGAGCCGTTGAAAAGATAAAGAAAATCTTAAAAGGTGTTAAAAATAGCCATCTAACTATCTGTATGGATGTGTTTGAGGGTTGTCTTGCTGAGGGTGTGAGTGCCCAGTTGCCGTTTGGTCTTGATAATAAAAGGTTTTTGGAGCTTTTTTACACGGTGCTTGAGTATGGAAATGTGAAAAGTTTTGATATTGCTGAGGTTGCACCGCCGCTTGAGAGGAGTGTTTTAACATCCAAGCTTGCAGCGCATATTATTTTCAGGCTTGTGGATTTTTTTGTTTCACGAAAGAAATTTTAG
- a CDS encoding ABC transporter substrate-binding protein, translating to MKRFLAVLFMVVFLSSYAYAGGVIKIGFFAPLTGFAAADGASAKHGAMLAVEKINNSGGILGKKIKLVVYDDAVSSQQAVAIARKLIQEDRVVGVVSGSYSTPTRASAPIYQRYRIPLVVAYATHPDITKAGRYVFRVGFLARVEGAAGGYLATKILKAKRIAVLTMNNDFGEALSSGFIKEAKKEGAEIVANLSFSLGAKDMTPYLTKIKSLHPDLIYCTGYYSEGALTVKQAKQLGIKARLVGQEGFDSPMFLKIAGDAANGVIITTDLNRDSKRPIVRWFINTYRKQFNMEPDMVGASSFDAVYILAKAIEMAKSTEPEKIQKALEKIKDFNGVTGIIKGFTKQGEVIKPVQIQKVVNGKFSYFGVIDNPAIITP from the coding sequence ATGAAGCGGTTTCTGGCTGTTTTGTTTATGGTTGTGTTTTTAAGCAGCTATGCATATGCCGGTGGGGTTATAAAAATCGGTTTTTTTGCCCCTTTGACAGGTTTTGCTGCTGCTGATGGTGCAAGTGCAAAACATGGAGCTATGTTGGCTGTTGAAAAAATCAACAACAGCGGCGGTATTTTAGGCAAAAAGATTAAATTGGTTGTTTACGATGATGCGGTAAGCTCACAGCAGGCAGTTGCCATTGCAAGAAAACTCATTCAGGAGGATAGGGTTGTAGGTGTTGTTAGCGGCTCTTACTCCACACCGACAAGGGCTTCAGCTCCAATCTATCAGCGTTATCGCATTCCGCTTGTTGTTGCATACGCTACCCATCCCGATATTACAAAAGCGGGCAGGTATGTTTTCAGAGTTGGATTTTTAGCAAGGGTTGAAGGTGCTGCTGGTGGTTATCTTGCAACAAAGATTTTGAAGGCTAAAAGAATTGCTGTTCTTACAATGAACAACGACTTTGGTGAAGCCTTAAGCAGTGGCTTTATTAAAGAGGCAAAGAAAGAGGGTGCCGAGATTGTTGCGAATTTGAGCTTTTCTCTGGGCGCAAAGGATATGACACCGTATTTGACAAAGATTAAATCTCTGCATCCCGATTTGATCTACTGCACAGGGTATTACTCCGAAGGTGCATTAACGGTTAAACAGGCAAAGCAGCTTGGCATAAAGGCTCGGCTTGTCGGTCAGGAAGGTTTTGACTCACCGATGTTTTTAAAGATCGCAGGTGATGCAGCAAATGGCGTTATTATAACAACAGATTTAAACAGGGATAGCAAAAGGCCTATTGTTAGGTGGTTTATAAACACCTATAGAAAACAGTTTAATATGGAACCGGACATGGTTGGTGCATCAAGCTTTGATGCTGTATATATTCTTGCTAAGGCTATCGAAATGGCAAAAAGCACAGAGCCAGAAAAGATTCAGAAGGCTTTGGAGAAAATTAAAGACTTTAACGGCGTAACAGGCATTATCAAGGGATTTACAAAACAGGGTGAGGTTATAAAACCTGTTCAGATTCAAAAGGTTGTAAATGGTAAATTTAGCTACTTTGGCGTTATAGATAATCCAGCCATCATAACGCCTTAA